The genome window CATGCTCGGCTGCGCGGACAGCGTCTTGGGGCATGCCTTCTTCCAGCGGCGGGTAGTGGATCAGGCGCAGCACGGAGTTACCGTTGTTGATCATGTCGCTGAAGAAGTTCTGGCGCAGATCGAAGTGCAACGACAACGCTTCCAGCATGTTGCGCGCCACGCGCTCCAGCTCGCGGTACAGCGAGAGGGTCAGCGGCTTCAGTTCCGGCACTTCGTCGATCCATACGTTCGCCGGGTAGTCCATCGTCATCGGATGGCCGTGCGGCAGCTCCTGGCCGACATGCCAGAACTCTTTCAGGTCGCCGACGGTGCGCTGTTTCGCGTGTTCTTTCATAAAACCGGTATAACCGCGCTGACCGCCCGATTCACCTGCATACTTTTGCTTGATTTCCGGGGACAGGGAGAACAGCTTCTCGATCGCTGCATACGTGTCGGCGATCAGCTTCGGGTTGATGCCGTGGCCTTCCAGGGTGATGAAACCGATGTCTTTCAGCCCGTGGCCGAACTCATCAGCGAACTTGCTGCGTTCCGCCTGGGAACCGTGTGTGTAGGACTTCAGATCAAGCGTGCGAACTAAGCTCATGACAGCCTCCTTGTAAATAGGTCCGATCAGAATTAGTATGTGTAATCGTTTTCATTAAATACTGTATCACGACAGCAATGAACAGGCAACGATAATTTGTAGGATGTCAGACATCTGTCCACCACAAAACAAAATCTCGAATCTCCTTGCCCTCCATTCAGAGATTTGCTATACTAGTCCTTGTGTTTATTAACACGCCACCTTGCTCCTACGGGGGCCAAAGTCCAAAAGGAGGGTATATGATGAGAGCCTATGAAACCATGCTGGTCCTGAAGGCGGATCTCGAAGAAGAAACTCGTGATGCGCTCATCGCGAAGTACGAAGGTATCGTTGCGAAGGAAGGCGGTACTGTTCAACAATCGACCAAGTACGGCAAGCGCAAGCTCGCGTACGAAATCAACAAGAACCGTGAGGGCTTCTACGTTCTGCTCAACTTCGAAGCGAACACCACCACTCCGGCTGAGCTTGAGCGTCTGATGAAAATCGACGAAAACGTGCTCCGTTACCTGACCGTCGTTAAAGAACAGTAATTCCAACTTCTAACCCAACGAGGAGGATATCTCAATGAGCGAACAACGTGAACAACGCGAACACCGCGAGCCGCGCGGCGGCG of Tumebacillus sp. BK434 contains these proteins:
- a CDS encoding 2-oxoglutarate and iron-dependent oxygenase domain-containing protein; amino-acid sequence: MSLVRTLDLKSYTHGSQAERSKFADEFGHGLKDIGFITLEGHGINPKLIADTYAAIEKLFSLSPEIKQKYAGESGGQRGYTGFMKEHAKQRTVGDLKEFWHVGQELPHGHPMTMDYPANVWIDEVPELKPLTLSLYRELERVARNMLEALSLHFDLRQNFFSDMINNGNSVLRLIHYPPLEEGMPQDAVRAAEHEDINLITLLCEATTSGLELLTNEGEWYPVEALKGQIVVDAGDMLQRITNKVIPATTHRVVNPKGENSSRYSMPFFVHPYSGYLLETIPSTITPDNPERWPAITAGDFLYERLVEIGLIKK
- the rpsF gene encoding 30S ribosomal protein S6, with the protein product MRAYETMLVLKADLEEETRDALIAKYEGIVAKEGGTVQQSTKYGKRKLAYEINKNREGFYVLLNFEANTTTPAELERLMKIDENVLRYLTVVKEQ